GGGTCCTTCAGGGCTGCCTCCCTTGGGGCAGGGGGTACCATTGAAGCAGTGGAAGCCTGCCTAGCCGGCCTGTACCCCTCAACCTTCGTCCTAGCTAGACCCCCTGGGCACCACGCCAGCCGGTCCCAGGCCACGGGGTTTTGCCTGTTTAACAACGTTGTGGTAGGTGCCCTTCACGCCCTCAGGCACCCCGGGATAAGAAGGGTTCTGGTGATAGACTGGGACCTCCATCACGGGAACGGCACTGAGAGCCTCCTGTATCAGCGCCAGGATGTCCTCTACTTCTCCGTTCACCAGAGCCCATGCTACCCAGGGACGGGTTCCCTGCAGGACCTGGGAGATGGGGAGGGGCTGGGATACAATCTCAACGTACCCCTCCCAGGGGGCGTGGGAGATCGCGGCTATGACATGGTGTTCCAGGAGATCTTGATGCCCGTCGCCCTGCGATACCAACCTGACCTGGTGATGGTATCCGCCGGCCAGGATTGCCATCACGCAGACCCGCTGGGCGGCATGATGCTGACCACCCACGGATTTCACGGCATGGCCCGCCAGGCCAGGGAGATAGCCAGGGAGTGTGCCGCGGGGAGGATTGTCCTTTGCCTTGAGGGCGGCTACCATCTTGAGGCGTTGTCCCATAGTGTCCTGGCCATCATTGACGCCTTGGGAGACCTCGGCCTTGATGTGACCGATCCCCTGGGCGACCCTGGAGAGACCCCTGTGGAGAGGATC
This DNA window, taken from Bacillota bacterium, encodes the following:
- a CDS encoding histone deacetylase, which encodes MSEVCLIYHHDYLEHRTGDGHLEAPGRLRAILDLLDREGVLSRLHVAKPREATLEELCLAHSPGYVEVLRAFGDSGGGYLDPDTFMSPGSFRAASLGAGGTIEAVEACLAGLYPSTFVLARPPGHHASRSQATGFCLFNNVVVGALHALRHPGIRRVLVIDWDLHHGNGTESLLYQRQDVLYFSVHQSPCYPGTGSLQDLGDGEGLGYNLNVPLPGGVGDRGYDMVFQEILMPVALRYQPDLVMVSAGQDCHHADPLGGMMLTTHGFHGMARQAREIARECAAGRIVLCLEGGYHLEALSHSVLAIIDALGDLGLDVTDPLGDPGETPVERIRDRLAQVRNVMSPHWQCLA